A part of Arachis hypogaea cultivar Tifrunner chromosome 12, arahy.Tifrunner.gnm2.J5K5, whole genome shotgun sequence genomic DNA contains:
- the LOC140176848 gene encoding serine/threonine-protein phosphatase 7 long form homolog has product MSKKYKIKDVDRPELHIIHYLSHSDYKLRMLTCDHPVLPDRYNDRVDEHLRVTGFYHASQIGVVQCQKALVNALIERWHPDTHTFHLPIGECIVTLEDVALILGLPTDGLPVTGMTMSSFEALEAECLLQFGVAPRKSGCRGSCIKLTWLRDLKENLELTDEISIQRWRNWERGDRQYRYLNLAHFRKALDELQEGQFVWVDYAVDRVDPNIIPAEIYMQSVVWSATVPLVLFECIEWHATDRFRRQFGFVQGVPNQERNLDKAHGEVLTGPKNLNWATTPNHSIWVMNWTNRYNYILSELPMPSQHPLDSYMYWYRSKFGDR; this is encoded by the exons atgtcaaagaaatataaaattaaagatgtTGATCGCCCTGAGCTTCATATTATACACTATCTCAGTCATTCTGATTAT aaattaagaatgttgACATGTGACCATCCAGTTCTTCCGGATCGGTACAACGATAGGGTGGATGAGCATTTACGAGTTACTGGGTTTTATCATGCATCTCAGATTGGTGTAGTACAATGTCAGAAAGCACTCGTGAATGCTCTAATCGAACGGTGGCACCCAGATACACATACGTTTCACCTTCCCATTGGTGAATGTATCGTGACTCTTGAAGATGTGGCTCTAATTCTTGGTCTTCCGACAGATGGTCTTCCAGTCACAGGGATGACAATGAGTAGTTTTGAAGCTTTGGAGGCAGAGTGTTTGCTTCAATTTGGAGTTGCACCGCGTAAGTCGGGCTGTAGAGGTAGCTGCATAAAACTGACCTGGCTGCGGGATCTAAAAGAAAATTTAGAGTTGACTGATGAAATTAGTATACAGAG gtggcgtaactgggagcgTGGTGACCGACAATATAGATATCTGAATCTAGCTCACTTTAGGAAGGCCCTTGATGAACTTCAGGAAGGCCAG TTTGTGTGGGTTGATTATGCTGTGGATCGCGTGGATCCGAATATAATTCCTGCTGAAATCTACATGCAGTCGGTTGTTTGGAGTGCTACAGTTCCGTTGGTGTTATTTGAATGCATCGAGTGGCATGCTACCGATAGGTTTAGGCGACAGTTCGGTTTTGTTCAGGGAGTACCTAATCAGGAGcggaatctggacaaggcgcaTGGAGAAGTCCTAACTGGTCCTAAGAATCTTAACTGGGCCACGACACCGAATCATTCAATTTGGGTGATGAATTGGACAAACAGGTATAACTACATTCTTTCTGAGCTTCCGATGCCTTCACAGCATCCATTGGATAGTTACATGTACTGGTACCGATCAAAATTTGGGGACCGCTAG
- the LOC112728093 gene encoding CASP-like protein 4B4: MAASNDSETKINVQSVPASTEERSGGGGGDGIAGILQRYRREDLVERGSLWLRRVAFVFSFISFFVVVTNEHGDWKEFHKYQEYRYLLAVAILSSLYTGIQCFRQVMGKNMIQPNIAVLVDFFGDQIMAYLLISSASAAIPITNRMREGADNAFTDTSTAAISLSFFAFLCLALSAIISGYKLSTQTNI; this comes from the exons ATGGCGGCTTCTAATGACTCAGAGACAAAGATAAATGTTCAGTCCGTGCCGGCAAGCACGGAGGAAAGAAGTGGTGGCGGCGGTGGAGATGGCATTGCAGGGATACTACAGCGTTATAGGAGGGAGGACTTGGTTGAGAGAGGGTCTTTGTGGTTGAGAAGGGttgcttttgttttctcttttatttctttcttcgtTGTGGTCACCAATGAACATGGCGATTGGAAAGAGTTTCACAAGTATCAGGAGTACAG gtATTTGTTGGCCGTAGCAATTCTTTCTAGTTTGTACACTGGAATCCAATGTTTTCGCCAAGTTATGGGGAAAAATATGATTCAACCAAATATTGCAGTTCTTGTTGATTTCTTTGGAGATCAG ATAATGGCATACCTGTTAATATCATCAGCATCAGCAGCAATTCCAATAACAAACAGAATGAGAGAAGGAGCAGACAATGCATTCACAGACACATCAACCGCCGCAATTAGCTTGTCCTTCTTTGCATTTTTGTGCTTAGCACTCTCAGCCATCATTTCTGGATACAAATTATCAACTCAAACTAATATATAA
- the LOC112728094 gene encoding WRKY transcription factor SUSIBA2: protein MVNIQENESSTSQKQLPNTCMHALTSIHIYICSQNMHHFLKKERNMSFTTFSGLLSRRYNNISMVDNCWETSIPRTGSDDNHGEFFSSIIYPSYSDFPPGFNPNEFLDAFLSESNSLNWRNSSSENQQSKEEDEKYYSDPSIDVSLLQSSSNIFEEGDPQRKQDTFTILESGMLVDFSSPMTNTTNFQDPYLRNFSEMALAVPEIHSTLAPQLNCHKSINEDEDGDGYNWRKYGEKRTKGGENPRSYYRCAEPNCTMKKKVGRNLDGKIIAIMYKGNHNHPKPSKPVGSANFPLVNELYASSYTDSVNLNRQSVGGGVENQLGAHTKRLKGGNGIYSYLFPSGGKAIKEPRVVVQTTTEIDILDDGYKWRKYGQKVVKGNPNPRNYYKCVSPGCNVKKHVERAADDIKSVMTTYEGKHNHDVPQERSSFASRIASLTNNFATPSSSSSLPLHDTSLSLSSPRANNENQASQELTTLPFIVGIPNFGRSLIGTSYANEGPSSNNEEKKD from the exons ATGGTCAATATTCAAGAAAATGAATCTTCAACTTCTCAGAAGCAACTTCCTAACACATGCATGCATGCTCTTACTTCAATTCACATATATATATGCTCACAAAATATGCATCACTttctcaaaaaagaaaggaacatGTCTTTCACTACTTTCAGTGGCTTACTTTCAAGAAGGTACAACAACATCAGCATGGTTGATAATTGTTGGGAAACTTCTATACCTAGAACTGGTAGTGATGATAATCATGGTGAATTTTTTTCATCAATAATTTACCCTTCTTACTCTGATTTCCCACCTGGTTTCAATCCCAATGAGTTCTTGGATGCATTTCTTTCTGAATCAAAT AGTTTAAACTGGAGAAACAGTTCAAGTGAGAATCAACAAAGTAAGGAAGAGGATGAAAAGTACTACTCTGACCCCTCTATTGATGTGTCTCTCTTACAATCCTCCTCAAACATTTTTGAAGAG GGAGACCCACAAAGAAAGCAGGACACATTTACAATCCTTGAATCTGGCATGCTTGTTGATTTTTCATCGCCGATGACGAATACAACAAATTTTCAAGATCCGTATCTCCGCAACTTCTCTGAAATGGCCTTAGCCGTTCCCGAAATACATAGCACTTTAGCTCCTCAACTAAATTGTCATAAATCTATTAATGAAGATGAGGACGGAGATGGATACAATTGGAGGAAATATGGAGAGAAACGGACGAAAGGAGGCGAAAATCCCCGGAGTTATTATAGGTGCGCAGAACCAAATTGCACGATGAAGAAGAAAGTTGGGAGAAACTTGGATGGAAAAATCATTGCCATTATGTACAAGGGAAATCACAACCATCCCAAGCCTTCTAAACCTGTTGGAAGTGCAAATTTTCCATTAGTTAATGAACTTTATGCATCATCATACACTGACTCGGTGAATTTGAATCGACAATCTGTTGGAGGAGGTGTTGAAAATCAACTTGGAGCACACACCAAAAGATT GAAAGGAGGGAATGGAATCTATAGCTATTTGTTTCCGAGTGGGGGCAAAGCTATAAAGGAACCCAGAGTTGTAGTTCAAACTACAACTGAAATTGACATTCTTGACGATGGCTATAAGTGGAGGAAATATGGCCAGAAAGTTGTTAAGGGAAACCCAAACCCAAG GAACTACTATAAGTGTGTGAGTCCAGGTTGTAACGTGAAGAAACATGTGGAGAGAGCTGCAGATGACATAAAGTCTGTGATGACAACCTATGAAGGCAAACACAACCATGATGTTCCTCAAGAAAGATCATCCTTTGCATCTCGCATAGCATCACTCACCAACAACTTTGCAaccccatcatcatcatcatcacttccTCTTCATGACACAAGCCTATCACTATCTTCACCAAGGGCCAACAATGAAAATCAAGCAAGTCAAGAACTTACTACTCTTCCCTTCATTGTTGGAATTCCAAATTTCGGTAGGTCATTGATTGGTACTTCATATGCCAATGAGGGACCAAGCTCAAACaatgaagagaagaaggattAG